A DNA window from Pseudorasbora parva isolate DD20220531a chromosome 19, ASM2467924v1, whole genome shotgun sequence contains the following coding sequences:
- the sp8a gene encoding transcription factor Sp8a: MATSLLGEEPRVGSTPLAMLAATCNKIGSSSPSSDSGSFGKGGFHPWKRAAPSSCSLSPFGAQRNETFGGNSSFSLPGSNTSSSPFGNDYPVFQTSVANSSPDPSAQSVFISKVDTLQGIYPRMSVAHPYETWFKSAHAGISAGDVGTGSGSSWWDVGTGWIDVQSANGAALQTSLHSPLSGYNSDYSSITHSAFSASPSPHLLTGGQHLMDGFKPVLSATYPDTSPGATGAVLAGSPVVPLAGSPRSSSRRYSGRATCDCPNCQEAERLGPAGASLRRKGLHSCHIPGCGKVYGKTSHLKAHLRWHTGERPFVCNWLFCGKRFTRSDELQRHLRTHTGEKRFACPVCNKRFMRSDHLSKHVKTHSAGEPGSNGVKKGSDTDSEQSVPGSPACQSPEMIHPTEPVQNGL; the protein is encoded by the exons ATGGCAACTTCACTTCTTGGG GAGGAACCGAGGGTTGGATCCACTCCATTGGCCATGTTAGCAGCAACCTGTAACAAAATCGGGAGCTCGAGTCCCTCCTCGGACAGCGGCTCGTTTGGGAAAGGAGGTTTTCACCCGTGGAAGCGCGCGGCGCCCAGCAGCTGTTCTCTCTCCCCGTTCGGCGCGCAACGGAACGAGACATTCGGCGGCAACAGCTCGTTCTCCTTACCGGGCTCTAACACCTCCAGCAGTCCGTTTGGGAACGACTATCCCGTGTTTCAGACTTCAGTCGCGAACAGTTCTCCGGACCCGAGCGCGCAGTCGGTGTTCATCTCGAAAGTGGACACTCTGCAGGGGATTTACCCGAGGATGAGCGTCGCGCACCCGTATGAGACTTGGTTCAAATCCGCGCATGCCGGCATCTCCGCCGGGGACGTGGGCACCGGTAGCGGTTCCTCCTGGTGGGATGTGGGCACCGGCTGGATTGATGTTCAAAGCGCAAACGGCGCCGCGCTCCAGACCTCTTTGCATTCGCCCCTGAGCGGGTACAACTCAGACTACTCCTCCATAACTCACTCCGCATTCAGTGCCAGTCCATCTCCACATCTTCTTACTGGTGGGCAGCACCTGATGGACGGATTCAAACCGGTTTTATCCGCCACCTACCCAGATACCAGTCCCGGCGCCACAGGCGCAGTTTTAGCCGGGTCGCCGGTGGTACCGCTTGCCGGGTCTCCGCGCTCATCCTCCAGGCGTTACTCGGGCAGAGCGACCTGCGACTGTCCTAACTGCCAAGAGGCGGAGAGGCTGGGGCCCGCAGGGGCCAGTCTGCGCAGAAAGGGCCTCCACAGCTGCCACATCCCGGGCTGCGGGAAAGTATACGGAAAGACTTCTCACCTCAAAGCGCATTTGCGCTGGCACACCGGCGAGAGGCCGTTCGTCTGTAACTGGCTGTTCTGTGGGAAGCGCTTCACCAGGTCCGACGAGCTCCAGCGGCATTTACGCACACACACCGGGGAAAAGAGATTCGCCTGTCCGGTGTGCAACAAGCGCTTCATGCGCAGCGACCATCTCAGTAAACACGTGAAAACGCACAGCGCCGGCGAGCCCGGGTCAAACGGGGTTAAAAAGGGCAGCGATACCGACAGCGAACAGAGTGTACCGGGCAGCCCAGCCTGCCAGTCCCCGGAAATGATCCACCCCACAGAACCCGTGCAGAACGGCCTCTGA